The proteins below are encoded in one region of Hordeum vulgare subsp. vulgare chromosome 3H, MorexV3_pseudomolecules_assembly, whole genome shotgun sequence:
- the LOC123443515 gene encoding 60S ribosomal protein L30 yields MVASTKKTKKSGDNINNKLQLVMKSGKYTLGYKTVLRTLRNSKAKLVILANNCPPLRKSEIEYYAMLAKVTVHHYHGNNVDLGTACGKYFRVCCLSIIDPGDSDIINATPAGQ; encoded by the exons ATggtggcctccacgaagaagacg AAGAAGTCCggggacaacatcaacaacaagctgCAGCTTGTCATGAAGAGTGGCAAGTACACGCTCGGCTACAAGACCGTCCTCAGGACCCTCAGGAACTCCAAGG CAAAGCTAGTGATCCTTGCTAATAACTGCCCTCCACTTCGCAAGTCCGAGATTGAGTACTATGCTATGTTGGCGAAGGTCACTGTCCACCACTACCATGGAA ACAATGTTGATTTGGGAACTGCCTGTGGTAAATACTTCCGAGTCTGCTGCTTGAGCATCATTGACCCTG GTGACTCCGACATCATCAACGCAACACCAGCTGGCCAGTAA